From the genome of Thermus antranikianii DSM 12462, one region includes:
- a CDS encoding ABC transporter permease subunit produces the protein MKHPPGLKGFLLALSLLLGLLILSTGVGILGYLALEAYLAPPGWTILVLALLVLVPGAVLVGRLFPWLTDWYYFLPALSFLLVFTLYPIALTVYLAFTDYSGARSGFPDRSTETRVVAQEGPRLLLEEPVEEALRCRPCAGETVEVYAEGHRLRARILEAEGNTLVLDRIPPFQAAFVAKVNTFRFVGLRNFSFILSQASKALFPVFAWNVAFALSTVLLNALLGLVLGLVLNNKALKLRNFYRTVLIISWALPGVITVQVFVALLNYNFGAINRLLGVLGIYPIPWLNDPDWAKVAILLVNLWLGFPYMMTATLGALSTIPDELYEAAKVDGATPWQALWGITLPLLEKPMVPILLSSFAFNFNNFYIIYLLTGGGPAQEGRLATAQATDILISWAYKTAFSAEGQSAYGLGAAISILIFALTVAISLVNFRITGALREVK, from the coding sequence ATGAAACACCCTCCTGGCCTTAAGGGTTTTCTCCTGGCCCTGTCCTTACTTTTAGGCCTCCTGATCCTGTCCACGGGGGTGGGCATCCTGGGGTACCTGGCCCTCGAGGCCTACCTGGCCCCTCCAGGCTGGACCATCCTGGTCCTGGCCCTTCTGGTGCTGGTGCCGGGAGCCGTCCTGGTGGGACGCCTTTTTCCCTGGCTTACCGACTGGTACTACTTCCTCCCCGCCCTCTCCTTTCTTTTGGTCTTCACCCTCTACCCCATCGCCCTCACGGTTTACCTGGCCTTCACCGACTACTCGGGGGCCCGAAGCGGCTTTCCCGACCGCTCCACGGAAACCCGGGTGGTGGCCCAAGAGGGGCCACGGCTTCTTCTGGAGGAACCGGTGGAGGAAGCCCTTCGTTGCCGTCCCTGCGCAGGGGAAACCGTGGAGGTGTATGCCGAGGGGCACCGCCTGCGGGCCAGGATCCTCGAGGCTGAGGGAAACACCCTGGTTCTAGACCGCATCCCACCCTTTCAGGCTGCCTTCGTGGCCAAGGTGAACACCTTTCGCTTCGTGGGCCTTAGAAACTTCAGCTTCATCCTCTCCCAGGCCAGCAAGGCTCTTTTTCCCGTCTTCGCCTGGAACGTGGCCTTCGCCTTAAGCACCGTGCTCCTCAATGCCCTATTGGGCTTGGTATTGGGCCTTGTCCTCAACAACAAAGCCTTAAAGCTAAGGAACTTCTACCGCACGGTGCTCATCATCTCCTGGGCCCTTCCGGGGGTGATCACCGTTCAGGTCTTCGTGGCCCTTCTCAACTACAACTTCGGGGCCATCAACCGCCTCCTGGGGGTCCTGGGCATCTACCCTATCCCCTGGCTCAACGACCCCGACTGGGCCAAGGTAGCCATCCTTCTGGTGAACCTGTGGCTTGGCTTCCCCTACATGATGACCGCCACCTTGGGAGCTCTTTCCACCATCCCCGACGAGCTCTACGAGGCCGCCAAGGTGGACGGGGCCACTCCCTGGCAGGCTCTATGGGGCATCACCCTGCCCCTTCTGGAAAAACCCATGGTGCCCATCCTCCTCTCCTCCTTCGCCTTCAACTTCAACAACTTCTATATCATCTACCTCCTTACCGGCGGAGGCCCCGCCCAGGAAGGCCGCCTCGCCACGGCTCAGGCCACGGATATCCTCATCTCCTGGGCCTACAAAACCGCCTTCAGCGCCGAGGGGCAGTCCGCCTACGGCCTGGGGGCGGCCATCAGCATCCTCATCTTTGCCCTTACCGTGGCCATCAGCCTGGTGAACTTCCGCATCACCGGAGCCCTAAGGGAGGTGAAGTAA
- a CDS encoding sugar ABC transporter permease, with translation MRRLLAFLLMGLALYGVYWFALNRLFDAGSYRKQVAFGSVFVPYGWAHALGILLGLVLAILLYSLAYTALANRIQGRKRSPWPLFWQGVTHLFLWILILLVYYPVVQVVAASFDPTNNLFSFRRPDTGFLLLDAKVIPYVPEPSLENYAKLVEGVVLYPYQVGLLLLGGLALLGVALIGLLRRLLTPEDWMDFWQGRLLLLLTLAVFALALTLSPRQFTGQGTEAKFLLWVRNTFLISGLTGLLAVLLTATAGYAFARFRHLPGRYPVLLFFIFVQMFPGFLALVAIYYLLSRLDLLNTFTGLVLAYSGGIISFGTWVYKGYLESISPSLEEAAMVDGATRWQVFTKILLPLSAPMFVFVFLLQFVGTYSEFVLANLVLTGVESWNVGVGLRSFTTGQFQTKWGIFAAASVLGSLPILFLFYGFQQYFVSGYTAGAVKE, from the coding sequence GTGCGGCGGCTTCTGGCCTTCCTCCTCATGGGCCTCGCCCTTTACGGGGTCTATTGGTTCGCCCTAAACCGGCTCTTTGACGCGGGCTCCTACCGCAAGCAGGTGGCCTTCGGCAGCGTCTTCGTGCCCTATGGCTGGGCCCATGCCCTGGGCATCCTTTTGGGCCTGGTCCTGGCGATCCTCCTGTACAGCCTAGCCTACACCGCCCTGGCCAACCGCATCCAGGGGCGCAAGCGAAGCCCCTGGCCCCTTTTCTGGCAGGGGGTGACCCACCTCTTCCTCTGGATCCTGATCCTCCTCGTCTACTACCCCGTGGTGCAGGTGGTGGCCGCCAGCTTTGACCCCACCAACAACCTCTTCAGCTTCCGCAGGCCAGACACAGGGTTTCTCCTTCTGGACGCCAAGGTCATCCCCTACGTGCCCGAGCCCTCCCTGGAAAACTACGCCAAGCTGGTGGAGGGGGTGGTGCTTTACCCCTACCAGGTGGGCCTTCTCCTCCTCGGGGGGCTCGCCCTTCTGGGTGTGGCCCTCATCGGCCTCCTGAGGCGGCTTTTAACCCCGGAGGACTGGATGGACTTCTGGCAGGGAAGGCTCCTTCTCCTCCTGACCCTGGCGGTCTTCGCCTTGGCCCTCACCCTTTCCCCCAGGCAGTTCACCGGACAAGGCACCGAGGCCAAGTTCCTGCTCTGGGTGCGCAACACCTTCCTCATCTCCGGGCTTACGGGACTCCTCGCCGTGTTGCTCACCGCCACCGCGGGCTACGCCTTCGCCCGCTTCCGCCACCTGCCCGGCCGCTACCCCGTGCTCCTCTTCTTCATCTTCGTGCAGATGTTTCCCGGATTTCTGGCCCTGGTGGCCATCTACTACCTCCTTTCCCGGCTGGACCTCTTGAACACCTTCACCGGGCTCGTGCTGGCCTACTCCGGGGGAATCATCAGCTTCGGCACCTGGGTGTACAAGGGGTACCTGGAAAGCATCAGCCCGAGCCTCGAGGAGGCGGCCATGGTGGACGGGGCCACCCGGTGGCAGGTCTTCACCAAGATCCTCCTCCCCCTTTCCGCCCCCATGTTCGTCTTCGTCTTCCTCCTCCAATTCGTGGGCACCTACTCGGAGTTCGTCCTGGCCAACCTGGTCCTCACGGGGGTGGAGAGCTGGAACGTGGGCGTGGGGCTTCGGAGCTTCACCACCGGCCAGTTCCAGACCAAGTGGGGGATCTTCGCCGCCGCCAGCGTCCTCGGTTCCCTGCCCATCCTCTTCCTCTTCTACGGCTTCCAGCAGTACTTCGTTTCCGGGTACACCGCAGGGGCGGTGAAGGAGTAG
- a CDS encoding glycoside hydrolase family 13 protein: MAHYHDLEHIHPPLPELGEEVTLHLETEAEEGLLLYEKDGEIHKKPMEPAKGGLRVRVPVHVSPFRYCFLLPEGFLGSHGLEKTLPRYDRFFHLLAGSLPPWWALGTVYYQIFPDRFRQGRKELAPKDGEWLLMGRPIRKKAWNEPPGPEGAWEFYGGDLWGILEALPYLEALGVEALYLTPIFQSPSSHRYDTEDYLQVDPHLGGEGALEALFQALEKRGMRLVLDGVFNHVGATHPWFQRALKDPESPERSMFTFYPDGSYATFWGVKSMPKLDYASPLTQERFVHGPRAPIRYWMRLAHGFRLDVAHSIGEGGTNRKNARWLRALARAAKEERPEAVVFGELSYDAIPTLRAHTLDGAMHYAGFAHPVMEWLSGRDVHGRPVHLDAQETWRVLWDHYQALPVQLRHSMYTLISSHDIPRALWRLKGDVERFKLAYALLFAFPGSPAIYYGDEVGLSQPNPYAKWQGDPYCRAPFPWEESAWNLEVLTLIRRLVKLKRTHPALRLGGLLPLDAGKGVLAFKRRYQDQEIWAFFAPEGAKLTLPPGIDLIAEKEVAGEVEATFLLFQPV; encoded by the coding sequence ATGGCTCACTACCACGACCTCGAGCACATCCATCCCCCTCTGCCCGAGCTGGGAGAGGAGGTGACCCTCCACCTGGAAACCGAGGCCGAGGAAGGGCTCCTCCTTTACGAAAAGGACGGGGAGATCCACAAAAAACCCATGGAACCGGCCAAGGGGGGCCTAAGGGTGCGGGTTCCCGTGCACGTAAGCCCCTTTCGCTACTGCTTCCTCCTGCCCGAAGGCTTCTTGGGCAGCCACGGCCTGGAAAAAACCCTTCCCCGCTACGATCGTTTCTTCCACCTCCTGGCGGGATCCCTTCCCCCCTGGTGGGCCCTGGGCACCGTGTATTACCAGATCTTCCCCGACCGCTTCCGCCAGGGGCGAAAGGAGCTTGCCCCCAAGGATGGGGAATGGCTTCTCATGGGCAGGCCCATCCGCAAGAAGGCCTGGAACGAACCCCCGGGCCCAGAAGGGGCTTGGGAGTTCTACGGGGGGGATCTCTGGGGGATCCTGGAAGCCCTCCCCTACCTGGAGGCCTTGGGGGTGGAAGCCCTTTACCTAACGCCCATCTTCCAAAGCCCAAGCAGCCACCGCTACGACACGGAAGACTACCTGCAGGTGGACCCCCACCTGGGAGGAGAAGGGGCCCTGGAAGCCCTCTTCCAGGCTTTGGAAAAGAGGGGCATGCGCCTGGTGCTGGATGGCGTCTTCAACCATGTGGGGGCCACCCACCCCTGGTTTCAAAGGGCCCTAAAGGACCCGGAAAGCCCAGAGCGGAGCATGTTCACCTTTTACCCCGATGGCTCCTACGCCACCTTCTGGGGGGTAAAGTCCATGCCCAAGCTGGACTATGCCTCCCCCCTCACCCAGGAGCGCTTCGTCCATGGGCCAAGAGCCCCCATCCGCTACTGGATGCGCCTGGCCCACGGCTTCCGGCTGGATGTGGCCCACTCCATTGGGGAAGGGGGGACCAACCGCAAGAACGCCCGCTGGCTTCGCGCCTTAGCCCGGGCCGCTAAGGAGGAAAGACCCGAGGCCGTGGTCTTCGGGGAACTCTCCTACGACGCCATCCCCACCCTAAGGGCCCATACCCTGGACGGGGCCATGCACTATGCGGGCTTCGCCCACCCCGTGATGGAGTGGCTTTCGGGAAGGGATGTGCACGGAAGGCCTGTCCACCTGGACGCCCAGGAGACCTGGCGGGTCCTCTGGGACCACTACCAGGCCCTGCCCGTGCAGCTTCGGCACAGCATGTACACCCTCATCTCCTCCCACGACATCCCCCGCGCCCTTTGGCGGCTTAAGGGGGATGTGGAACGGTTCAAGCTGGCCTATGCCCTCCTCTTCGCCTTCCCGGGAAGCCCCGCCATCTACTACGGGGATGAGGTGGGCCTTTCCCAACCCAACCCCTACGCAAAGTGGCAAGGGGATCCCTACTGCCGGGCTCCCTTCCCCTGGGAGGAAAGCGCATGGAACCTCGAGGTCTTGACCCTTATCCGCAGGTTGGTAAAGCTTAAGCGCACCCACCCTGCCCTGCGCCTGGGAGGGCTTCTTCCCTTAGACGCCGGCAAAGGAGTGTTGGCCTTCAAAAGGCGGTACCAAGACCAGGAAATCTGGGCCTTCTTCGCCCCGGAAGGGGCAAAACTCACCCTTCCCCCTGGGATAGACCTCATCGCCGAGAAGGAAGTGGCGGGGGAGGTGGAAGCTACCTTTCTGCTGTTCCAACCCGTATAA
- a CDS encoding endonuclease MutS2, giving the protein MRDVLEVLEFPKVRALLAERAKTPLGQRLALALAPLSQEEAERRHQLTQEALAYPYTLPEAGTLEEAYQKARGGARLSGLELLRAAQALEEAIALKEELLPLQNLLSQVAAGIGDHGAFLAKVRKALDEEGAVRDEASPKLFAIRRELKPLRQQILDKLYALMDRHPEAIQDRFVTLRRERYCIPVRAGMAQRIPGLLLDESESGATLFIEPLSVVKLNNRLQALRLQEEEEVNRILRELSEALAADEELPGTLKALSLLDLVQAQAALARDLRLTRPRFGEAYELFQAFHPLIPNPVPNSLALDGERRLILISGPNMGGKTALLKTLGLAVLMAQSGLFVAAKKATLAWPDRVFADIGDEQSLQENLSTFAGHLRRLKEMLESATAQSLVLIDELGSGTDPEEGAALSQAILEALLEKGVKGLVTTHLSPLKAFAQGRTGIQNASMRFDLEGLRPTYELVLGVPGRSYALAIARRLSLPEAVLKRAESLLPQGGRLEALLEELEAERLRLEEERSQLLSQMAQVEALRKRLEEREARFEEERQERLKALEEEIRQKLLKVEAELKALKEKAKTQGKKDALRELLALRERYARATPKVALEVPRGLEAGQMVEITSLKRQGRLLELRGEEALVQVGPVKITVKAKELTPLKAQETPKAIGLKPRREVKEVDLRGLTVEEALLEVDSALEEARALGLTTLRLLHGKGTGALRQAIREALRRDKRVETFADAPPHEGGHGVTVVVLKG; this is encoded by the coding sequence GTGCGGGATGTCCTCGAGGTCCTGGAGTTCCCCAAAGTCCGCGCCCTCCTTGCGGAAAGAGCCAAGACCCCCTTGGGGCAAAGGCTGGCCTTGGCCCTTGCCCCCCTCTCCCAGGAGGAGGCGGAAAGGCGCCACCAGCTAACCCAGGAGGCCTTAGCCTATCCCTACACTCTTCCCGAGGCGGGAACCCTCGAGGAAGCCTACCAAAAGGCCCGAGGCGGGGCCAGGCTTTCGGGCCTCGAGCTCCTAAGAGCAGCTCAGGCCCTGGAGGAGGCCATAGCCCTCAAGGAGGAGCTTCTTCCCCTACAAAACCTCCTGAGCCAGGTGGCGGCGGGCATCGGGGACCACGGGGCCTTTCTCGCCAAGGTCAGGAAAGCCCTGGACGAGGAAGGAGCTGTGCGGGATGAGGCAAGCCCCAAGCTTTTCGCCATCCGCCGGGAACTCAAGCCCCTGCGCCAACAGATCCTGGACAAACTCTACGCCCTCATGGACCGCCACCCCGAAGCGATCCAGGACCGGTTCGTCACCCTGCGCCGCGAGCGCTACTGCATCCCCGTGCGCGCGGGGATGGCCCAAAGGATCCCCGGCCTTCTCCTGGATGAGTCCGAATCCGGGGCCACCCTTTTCATAGAGCCCCTTTCCGTGGTGAAGCTGAACAACCGCCTCCAGGCCCTACGCCTTCAGGAGGAGGAGGAAGTAAACCGCATCCTACGGGAGCTTTCCGAAGCCCTGGCAGCCGATGAGGAACTGCCCGGCACCCTTAAGGCCCTGAGCCTTCTGGACCTCGTCCAGGCCCAGGCGGCCCTGGCCCGGGATCTCCGCCTCACCCGGCCCCGCTTCGGGGAAGCCTACGAGCTTTTCCAAGCCTTCCACCCCCTTATCCCCAATCCCGTCCCCAACTCCCTGGCCCTGGACGGGGAAAGGCGCCTCATCCTTATCTCCGGCCCCAACATGGGGGGAAAGACGGCCCTCCTAAAAACCCTGGGCCTTGCGGTGCTCATGGCCCAGTCGGGGCTTTTCGTGGCGGCCAAGAAGGCCACCTTGGCCTGGCCCGACAGGGTCTTCGCCGACATCGGCGATGAGCAATCCCTTCAGGAAAACCTCTCCACCTTCGCCGGGCACTTAAGAAGGCTCAAGGAGATGCTGGAAAGCGCCACGGCCCAAAGCCTGGTCCTCATCGACGAGCTGGGCAGCGGCACCGACCCCGAGGAGGGAGCCGCCCTTTCCCAGGCCATCCTGGAAGCCCTCCTGGAAAAAGGGGTCAAGGGCCTGGTCACCACCCACCTCTCCCCCCTGAAGGCCTTCGCCCAGGGGCGAACGGGCATCCAAAACGCCTCCATGCGCTTTGACCTGGAGGGCTTGCGCCCCACCTACGAGCTGGTCCTGGGGGTGCCTGGGCGGAGCTACGCCCTGGCCATCGCTAGGAGGCTTTCCCTGCCCGAGGCGGTGCTGAAGCGGGCGGAAAGCCTTCTGCCCCAAGGGGGAAGGCTGGAAGCCCTCCTGGAGGAGCTGGAGGCGGAAAGGTTACGCCTAGAGGAGGAAAGAAGCCAGCTCCTTTCCCAGATGGCCCAGGTGGAGGCCTTAAGGAAGCGGCTGGAGGAGCGGGAAGCCCGTTTTGAGGAGGAGCGGCAGGAAAGGCTCAAGGCCTTGGAGGAGGAGATCCGCCAGAAGCTCCTAAAGGTGGAGGCCGAGCTCAAAGCCCTCAAGGAAAAGGCCAAAACCCAAGGGAAAAAGGACGCCCTGCGGGAGCTTTTGGCCCTGAGGGAAAGGTATGCCAGGGCCACGCCCAAGGTTGCCTTGGAGGTGCCTAGGGGCCTCGAGGCAGGACAGATGGTGGAGATCACCTCTCTGAAGCGTCAGGGAAGGCTTTTGGAGCTAAGGGGAGAGGAAGCCCTGGTCCAGGTAGGGCCGGTGAAGATAACGGTGAAGGCCAAGGAACTCACCCCCCTTAAGGCCCAGGAAACCCCAAAGGCCATCGGCCTAAAACCGCGAAGGGAGGTGAAGGAGGTGGACCTCAGGGGGCTTACCGTGGAGGAAGCCCTCCTGGAGGTGGACTCCGCCCTGGAGGAGGCCCGCGCCTTGGGCCTCACCACCCTGCGCCTCCTTCACGGCAAGGGTACCGGAGCCCTAAGGCAGGCCATCCGCGAGGCCCTAAGGCGGGACAAACGGGTGGAAACCTTCGCCGACGCCCCTCCCCACGAGGGCGGGCACGGGGTCACGGTGGTGGTGCTGAAGGGCTAG
- a CDS encoding acyl-CoA thioesterase: MEGFPVSVPIQVRFRDLDALGHVNNAVYLTYFEVARAAYFQRLERDWVEKGRFILARAEVDFLKPILLEDPVEVGVRVVRIGRSSFDMEYLLLARGEEAARGKTVQVWLEGGRPAPLPPVIRERIEALEGRSF, from the coding sequence GTGGAGGGTTTTCCCGTATCCGTACCCATACAGGTGCGCTTCCGCGATCTGGATGCCCTAGGGCATGTGAACAACGCGGTCTACCTCACCTACTTTGAGGTGGCCCGCGCCGCCTACTTCCAGAGATTGGAAAGGGACTGGGTGGAGAAGGGGCGCTTCATCCTGGCCCGGGCGGAGGTGGATTTCCTGAAGCCCATCCTCCTCGAGGATCCCGTGGAGGTGGGGGTGCGGGTGGTGCGCATCGGGCGGAGCAGCTTTGACATGGAGTACCTCCTCCTGGCAAGGGGGGAGGAGGCCGCTCGGGGCAAGACGGTCCAGGTTTGGCTGGAAGGAGGCAGGCCTGCTCCTTTGCCCCCGGTCATCCGAGAACGCATAGAGGCCCTGGAAGGCCGCTCCTTCTAG
- a CDS encoding M3 family oligoendopeptidase, translated as METTWDLTPLFPGLESPEFQAAWEGVKKRIGQLKEQVEQGAPLKETLASLDALLEESTPLWAYLYARFTADTTDEAASAKLSELEVLFLDFARLRPRLTRYLALQDPEEAGPYRILVEEAREEALHMMPEGEEVLAAELSLSGRQAWSKLHENLTSQITAVVDGEELPITQVRNLYFRPEEEVRKKAYQAELKAWEGHEVPLAYALNGVKGEASVLNRRRGYRDDLEPSLHRNRITRKALMALLEAVRESLPLFHRYYLLKAKALGKERLDWWDLFAPIGKGRRWSLEEARDFIREKLATLVPNAAKVAETAFQERWMDLLPRKGKIGGAYCMGRGGGKSLILANYEESFESVSTLAHELGHAYHNFALARVPASLREVPMTLAETASIMNETLVVEAALKEVSPEEGLLILDAYLQGAAQVVVDIYSRFLFESWVFEGRKARELSPREFKELMLKAQKEAYGEVLATHHPYMWAVKGHYYGSDFYNYPYTFGLLFGLAVYQEAKEDPGFAGRYEELLATSGMYRAKELAARYGFDLENPAFWRKGFAVLAEKVEELERRLA; from the coding sequence ATGGAAACCACGTGGGATCTAACCCCCCTTTTCCCGGGCCTGGAAAGCCCCGAGTTCCAGGCAGCCTGGGAAGGCGTGAAGAAGCGGATTGGCCAGCTTAAGGAGCAGGTGGAGCAAGGGGCTCCCCTAAAGGAGACCCTGGCCTCCCTGGACGCCCTTTTGGAGGAATCCACCCCCCTTTGGGCCTACCTCTACGCCCGCTTCACCGCCGACACCACCGACGAGGCCGCCTCGGCCAAGCTCTCCGAGCTGGAGGTGCTCTTCCTGGACTTCGCCCGCCTAAGGCCCCGCCTCACCCGCTACCTGGCCCTCCAGGACCCGGAGGAGGCAGGGCCTTACCGCATCCTGGTGGAGGAGGCCCGGGAGGAAGCCCTGCACATGATGCCCGAAGGAGAGGAGGTCCTGGCGGCGGAGCTATCCCTTTCCGGACGCCAGGCCTGGTCCAAGCTCCACGAGAACCTCACCAGCCAGATCACCGCGGTGGTGGACGGGGAGGAGTTGCCCATCACCCAGGTGCGGAACCTCTATTTCCGCCCCGAGGAGGAGGTGCGCAAGAAGGCCTACCAGGCGGAACTCAAAGCCTGGGAAGGCCACGAGGTGCCCCTGGCCTACGCCCTAAACGGGGTCAAGGGGGAAGCCTCGGTCCTGAACCGCAGGCGGGGCTACCGGGATGACCTCGAGCCCAGCCTGCACCGAAACCGCATCACCCGGAAGGCCCTCATGGCCCTCCTGGAAGCGGTGCGGGAAAGCCTTCCCCTCTTCCACCGCTACTACCTTCTGAAGGCCAAGGCTCTGGGCAAGGAAAGGCTGGACTGGTGGGACCTCTTTGCCCCCATCGGAAAGGGCCGGCGCTGGAGCCTGGAGGAGGCCCGGGACTTCATCCGGGAAAAGCTCGCCACCCTGGTCCCGAACGCCGCTAAAGTGGCGGAAACCGCATTCCAAGAGCGCTGGATGGACCTCCTGCCCCGCAAGGGCAAGATCGGCGGGGCTTACTGCATGGGAAGGGGCGGGGGCAAAAGCCTCATCCTGGCCAACTACGAGGAAAGCTTTGAGTCGGTTTCCACCCTGGCCCACGAGCTGGGCCACGCCTACCACAACTTCGCCCTGGCCCGGGTGCCCGCCAGCCTGCGGGAGGTGCCCATGACCCTGGCGGAGACCGCCAGCATCATGAACGAAACCCTGGTGGTGGAGGCGGCCCTTAAGGAAGTCTCCCCGGAAGAGGGGCTTCTCATCCTGGACGCCTACCTGCAAGGAGCGGCCCAGGTGGTGGTGGACATCTATAGCCGCTTCCTCTTTGAGTCCTGGGTCTTTGAGGGAAGGAAGGCCCGGGAGCTTTCCCCCAGGGAGTTCAAGGAGCTCATGCTGAAGGCCCAGAAGGAAGCCTACGGAGAGGTCCTCGCCACCCACCATCCCTACATGTGGGCGGTGAAGGGGCATTACTACGGCTCCGACTTCTACAACTACCCTTACACCTTCGGCCTCCTCTTCGGCTTGGCCGTGTACCAGGAGGCCAAGGAGGACCCGGGCTTTGCCGGGCGCTACGAGGAGCTTCTGGCCACCTCGGGCATGTACCGGGCCAAGGAGCTGGCGGCCCGCTACGGCTTTGACCTGGAAAACCCCGCCTTCTGGCGAAAGGGGTTTGCGGTTCTGGCCGAGAAGGTGGAGGAGCTGGAGAGGAGGCTTGCCTAG
- a CDS encoding arsenate reductase ArsC codes for MRLLVLCTHNSARSQMAEGWLRHWAREMGVDLEVHSAGTEKTFVKEEAKRVMAEVGIDLTGHFSKTLFELPDPWNFHLVLTVCDAAKEACPAYPAKTEKRHVSFPDPSGKSLEEWRRVRDALGRMARYLVENLKVGRIPTDEELEEAAR; via the coding sequence ATGCGCCTTTTGGTTCTTTGCACCCACAACTCCGCCCGCAGCCAGATGGCGGAGGGCTGGCTCCGGCACTGGGCCAGGGAAATGGGAGTGGACCTCGAGGTCCACTCCGCCGGCACCGAGAAGACCTTCGTCAAGGAAGAAGCCAAGCGGGTGATGGCCGAGGTGGGAATCGACCTTACGGGGCACTTCTCCAAAACCCTTTTTGAGCTCCCCGATCCCTGGAACTTCCACCTGGTTCTCACCGTGTGCGATGCCGCTAAGGAAGCCTGCCCCGCCTACCCCGCAAAGACGGAAAAGCGCCACGTTTCCTTCCCCGATCCCTCGGGAAAATCCCTGGAAGAGTGGCGCAGGGTGCGGGATGCCCTCGGGCGCATGGCCCGCTACCTGGTGGAAAACCTGAAAGTTGGCCGTATCCCCACAGACGAGGAGCTGGAGGAAGCCGCAAGGTAG
- the ubiE gene encoding bifunctional demethylmenaquinone methyltransferase/2-methoxy-6-polyprenyl-1,4-benzoquinol methylase UbiE gives MEVSPQEKAERVRRMFAEIAPRYDLLNRLLSFGTDLRWRRRAVALALEKNPRRILDLATGTGDLALMLKRRAPTAQVVGADFALPMLEIARRKARAQGLAVEFLEADALSLPFPQGSFEAITIAFGFRNFADYRKALFELRRVLAPGGRLVILEFPPPPQGIFGRVFRIYFQRILPFLGGLVSGNFGAYRYLPESVEAFPPPEALRGMMEEAGFTVRYELLTFGVVAIHIGDLEAGSAR, from the coding sequence GTGGAGGTTTCTCCCCAGGAAAAGGCCGAGCGGGTGCGGCGCATGTTTGCGGAGATCGCTCCCCGCTACGACCTTTTAAACCGGCTTCTTTCCTTTGGCACCGATCTTCGCTGGCGTAGGCGGGCGGTGGCCCTGGCTTTAGAAAAAAATCCCAGGCGCATCCTGGACCTGGCCACGGGCACGGGAGACCTGGCCCTTATGTTGAAGAGGAGGGCGCCCACGGCTCAGGTGGTGGGGGCGGACTTCGCCCTGCCCATGCTGGAGATTGCCCGCAGGAAAGCCCGGGCGCAGGGCCTTGCGGTGGAGTTTCTGGAAGCCGATGCCCTTTCCCTTCCTTTCCCCCAAGGAAGCTTTGAGGCCATCACCATCGCCTTCGGTTTCCGCAACTTCGCCGACTACCGTAAGGCTCTTTTCGAGCTCCGCCGGGTCCTGGCCCCGGGGGGGCGGCTGGTCATCCTGGAGTTTCCTCCCCCTCCCCAAGGGATTTTTGGCCGGGTTTTTCGCATTTATTTCCAGAGGATTCTCCCCTTCCTAGGAGGCTTGGTTTCAGGGAACTTCGGGGCCTACCGCTACCTGCCGGAAAGCGTGGAGGCCTTTCCCCCGCCGGAAGCCTTAAGGGGCATGATGGAGGAAGCGGGCTTCACGGTGCGCTACGAACTCCTCACCTTCGGGGTGGTGGCCATCCACATCGGGGACCTCGAGGCCGGGTCGGCCCGATAG